From Pedobacter indicus, a single genomic window includes:
- a CDS encoding DegT/DnrJ/EryC1/StrS family aminotransferase, which translates to MLKNYSRRDFILQNLMVGAGMGLTSMVPYRPRKDDLPAILGGPKAHAGDWSRWPIWKPETDEARVLDVLRSGKWSRANVVADFEARWAELIGSKRCLTLVNGTNSLFVSLLQLGIGGGDEVILPPYTFIACPQAILATGAIPVFADIDKATYQIDPKKLEAKITPRTKAILPVHILGFPCDMVSIMKIAKKHNLVVVEDACQAWLAEIDHKKVGTFGDAGCFSFQNSKNIPMGEGGAIVSDNDEFMDRCYSYHNYGLAHGSVKPEPGGSFVMAGTKLRLTEYQAAIGFSQLVRFQDQTDLRERNAAYLKSLLENIPGIITYSVYENVTKSVFHLFPFRYDQEQFKGLPRSEFLNALRAEGVPCSSGYVPLNKMPYLEHAFKSKNFQKMYTAEELDIQKYNENNSCPLNDELCEEAVWLSQNMLLGNRTDMENIAHAIQKIHKNADKIKKQNA; encoded by the coding sequence ATGTTAAAAAATTATTCTCGCCGCGATTTTATTCTTCAAAACCTGATGGTAGGCGCGGGGATGGGTTTAACTTCCATGGTGCCTTACCGGCCGAGGAAAGATGATTTGCCCGCGATACTTGGCGGGCCTAAAGCACATGCGGGCGACTGGTCACGCTGGCCAATTTGGAAACCAGAGACAGATGAAGCGCGTGTGTTGGACGTTCTGAGAAGTGGCAAATGGTCTCGAGCTAATGTGGTTGCCGACTTTGAAGCCCGATGGGCTGAGTTGATTGGTTCCAAACGTTGTCTGACCTTAGTGAATGGTACAAATTCTCTTTTTGTTTCCTTGCTTCAGTTGGGCATCGGTGGCGGAGATGAAGTTATTTTACCTCCTTATACGTTTATTGCTTGTCCGCAAGCCATTTTGGCTACAGGTGCAATTCCGGTTTTTGCGGATATTGATAAAGCGACTTATCAGATTGACCCGAAAAAATTAGAAGCGAAGATAACGCCTCGCACGAAAGCGATTTTACCTGTCCATATTTTAGGGTTTCCTTGTGATATGGTGTCGATTATGAAAATTGCAAAAAAGCACAATTTGGTGGTTGTAGAGGATGCCTGTCAAGCATGGTTGGCTGAGATTGACCATAAAAAAGTGGGAACATTTGGGGATGCGGGCTGCTTTAGCTTTCAAAACTCGAAAAATATACCCATGGGTGAAGGTGGCGCTATTGTGAGCGATAATGACGAGTTTATGGATCGATGCTATTCCTATCATAATTATGGACTAGCCCATGGGTCGGTTAAGCCTGAGCCTGGCGGGTCTTTTGTTATGGCGGGGACAAAATTGAGGTTAACAGAATATCAGGCAGCTATCGGTTTTAGTCAGCTCGTTCGTTTTCAGGATCAAACCGATTTGAGAGAACGAAATGCGGCTTACTTAAAGTCACTTCTTGAAAATATTCCAGGAATCATAACGTACTCTGTGTACGAGAATGTAACGAAATCGGTATTTCATCTTTTCCCATTTAGGTATGATCAGGAACAGTTTAAGGGGTTGCCCAGGTCGGAGTTCTTAAACGCTCTTCGTGCCGAAGGTGTGCCTTGTTCTTCGGGCTATGTCCCTTTAAATAAGATGCCTTATTTAGAGCATGCATTCAAGAGTAAAAATTTTCAAAAGATGTATACTGCTGAGGAGTTGGATATTCAAAAATACAACGAAAATAATAGCTGTCCGCTGAACGATGAGCTCTGTGAAGAAGCTGTTTGGCTTTCGCAGAATATGTTGCTTGGAAACCGGACAGATATGGAGAATATAGCTCACGCAATTCAGAAAATACACAAAAATGCCGATAAAATCAAAAAGCAGAACGCGTAG
- a CDS encoding high-potential iron-sulfur protein, whose amino-acid sequence MKKDYSRRSFIRKSAFLSSMLIGGGFILNACNSSTQSTTESETASAPVDSCNDYSNVSDVELQKRESLGYVEETPIPDSDCANCQLYIKPNEGEKCGGCQLFKGPVFENAYCTYWAPMV is encoded by the coding sequence ATGAAAAAAGATTATTCTAGAAGGTCATTTATAAGAAAATCAGCTTTTTTAAGCTCCATGCTAATAGGAGGTGGATTCATTCTGAATGCATGTAATTCATCAACCCAATCAACTACAGAATCAGAAACGGCTTCAGCTCCGGTAGACTCTTGCAATGATTACAGCAACGTAAGTGACGTTGAGCTTCAAAAAAGAGAGAGCCTGGGTTATGTTGAGGAAACACCGATCCCTGATTCGGATTGTGCTAATTGTCAATTGTATATAAAACCTAATGAAGGTGAAAAGTGCGGTGGCTGTCAGTTGTTTAAGGGGCCGGTTTTTGAAAATGCCTATTGTACCTATTGGGCGCCGATGGTGTAA
- a CDS encoding alpha/beta hydrolase family protein — MFFKVKELLCGMFLFMLSLSVGAQEPQSDALERKRIWSKISRYFTPPAEFRGDFGSYRSLLEFYDGRKVKTKADWPARRQEIYNRWSELMGRWPALLTDQKLTILDSVQEEGYKQYKVKFRWLPNEETTGFLLVPDGDAEKPAVISVYYEPNTAIGDGKPYRDYALQLVKRGFVTLSLGTTEASKDQTFSLYYPSIEKAEVQPLSMLAYAAANAWHALAKENNVDSTRIGIVGHSFGGKWAMFASTLFDKFACAVWSDPGIVFDEARGSVNYWEPWYLGYHPKPWRKRGMITEENPVVGLYPRLVEEGYDLHELHALMAPRPFLVSGGSEDPPSRWIPLNHTIKVNDLLGYENRVAMSNRPEHSPNEEANEIVYSFFEYFLKYNGIETK, encoded by the coding sequence ATGTTTTTCAAAGTAAAAGAGTTACTGTGTGGTATGTTTCTGTTCATGCTTTCGTTGAGTGTAGGCGCACAGGAACCTCAGTCTGATGCATTAGAAAGAAAACGGATTTGGAGTAAAATTTCTCGTTATTTTACACCTCCCGCAGAGTTTCGAGGGGATTTTGGAAGCTACCGCTCATTGTTGGAATTTTACGATGGTCGGAAAGTCAAGACGAAAGCTGACTGGCCTGCTCGTCGTCAAGAAATTTATAACCGTTGGTCAGAATTAATGGGCAGATGGCCAGCGCTCCTCACTGATCAGAAATTGACTATACTGGATTCGGTACAAGAAGAAGGTTATAAACAGTATAAGGTGAAATTTCGGTGGCTTCCGAATGAAGAAACTACAGGTTTCTTATTGGTCCCTGATGGTGACGCTGAGAAACCTGCCGTTATCTCAGTTTATTATGAACCTAATACTGCAATTGGGGATGGAAAGCCTTATCGGGATTATGCATTGCAATTAGTAAAGCGAGGATTTGTTACGCTTTCATTGGGAACTACAGAGGCCTCCAAAGACCAGACTTTTTCTTTATATTATCCTTCGATAGAAAAAGCAGAAGTGCAGCCACTTTCGATGCTCGCCTATGCAGCCGCAAATGCTTGGCATGCATTGGCGAAAGAGAATAATGTGGATTCGACTAGGATCGGAATAGTCGGACATTCATTTGGAGGAAAATGGGCGATGTTTGCCTCGACCTTATTTGACAAATTTGCCTGTGCTGTTTGGTCGGACCCAGGTATCGTGTTTGACGAGGCACGTGGATCCGTCAATTACTGGGAGCCTTGGTATTTGGGCTATCATCCAAAGCCGTGGCGCAAAAGGGGGATGATAACAGAAGAAAACCCAGTCGTTGGTCTGTATCCTCGATTGGTAGAGGAGGGCTATGATTTACATGAACTCCATGCTTTGATGGCTCCCCGACCTTTTCTCGTTTCAGGAGGCTCGGAAGATCCTCCAAGTAGATGGATTCCTTTAAACCATACGATCAAAGTGAATGATTTATTGGGGTATGAAAACCGGGTGGCAATGTCAAACCGACCTGAGCATTCGCCCAACGAAGAGGCTAATGAGATAGTCTATTCGTTTTTTGAATATTTCCTAAAATATAATGGTATTGAAACTAAATAA
- a CDS encoding neutral/alkaline non-lysosomal ceramidase N-terminal domain-containing protein, producing MAYFISSFVSVQAQESSGSWKAGVAKVNITPSEPHWLAGYASRTAPSDGKLTDLWVKALYLEDAGGKRSVLITSDLLGMPKALSDDIRTEINKKYGLKIDEVLINSSHTHSGPVLEAALVDIYELDEKNKQRVIAYSAQLGKQIVELVGMAMKDIKPVKIFSENGVTRFQVNRRNNKEANLEQQTSLSGPNDYAVPVLKVIDAESNNLMAIGFGYACHPTVLSSNEWSGDYVGFAQIELEKEYPGALAMFFQCTGADQNPLPRRTVGLAKQYGKTLAAAVTRVLEEDMKELAPILTTGYKEIDLKLATPPTREELEKVAAEASGYESRWAKRMIEKIDRKEKLRTSYPYPIQLWSLGDQKIVALGGEVVIEYSIQVKKLLGKDTFVLGYSNDVMAYIPSDIILKEGGYEGDTSQKVYGLPAKWAEGIEKSILTGVSDLAGQSINNKE from the coding sequence ATGGCTTATTTTATAAGTTCTTTTGTCTCTGTGCAAGCGCAAGAGTCTTCAGGATCGTGGAAGGCTGGTGTAGCAAAAGTTAATATTACACCATCTGAACCGCACTGGTTGGCAGGTTATGCGAGTCGTACAGCACCTTCTGATGGCAAATTAACAGATCTGTGGGTAAAAGCATTGTATTTGGAAGATGCGGGTGGAAAGAGGTCTGTTTTAATAACAAGTGATTTGTTGGGAATGCCAAAGGCATTGTCAGATGATATACGAACAGAAATAAATAAAAAATACGGATTGAAAATTGACGAGGTGTTAATTAATAGTTCGCATACACATTCAGGGCCGGTTTTGGAAGCAGCATTAGTGGATATTTATGAACTCGACGAAAAAAACAAGCAGCGGGTAATTGCTTACTCCGCTCAACTTGGAAAGCAAATTGTTGAGTTGGTAGGGATGGCGATGAAGGATATTAAGCCAGTCAAGATATTTTCTGAAAACGGTGTTACCAGGTTTCAAGTAAATAGGAGAAACAATAAAGAAGCAAATCTAGAGCAGCAGACTTCGCTTAGCGGTCCGAATGATTATGCGGTTCCTGTTCTGAAAGTTATTGATGCTGAAAGCAATAATCTGATGGCCATAGGCTTCGGATATGCGTGTCATCCGACTGTATTATCGTCGAACGAATGGTCTGGTGATTATGTGGGTTTTGCTCAGATAGAACTTGAAAAAGAATACCCGGGAGCGTTAGCGATGTTTTTTCAATGTACAGGTGCTGATCAAAACCCTCTTCCGAGGCGGACAGTAGGGCTCGCGAAGCAATATGGAAAAACATTGGCTGCTGCGGTGACTCGTGTATTGGAAGAAGATATGAAGGAGTTGGCACCGATACTTACAACCGGTTATAAAGAAATTGATTTAAAGTTAGCAACCCCGCCTACGCGGGAAGAACTAGAGAAAGTGGCAGCGGAGGCTTCGGGTTATGAAAGTCGCTGGGCAAAAAGGATGATAGAGAAAATCGATCGAAAGGAGAAACTCCGAACTTCTTATCCATACCCAATACAACTTTGGTCACTAGGAGATCAGAAGATTGTAGCTTTAGGAGGTGAAGTTGTGATTGAATATAGTATTCAGGTAAAAAAGCTTTTGGGAAAGGACACCTTCGTTCTGGGATACTCAAATGATGTGATGGCTTATATTCCTTCGGATATTATCTTGAAAGAAGGTGGTTATGAAGGTGATACATCGCAAAAAGTATATGGCTTGCCAGCGAAATGGGCAGAAGGTATCGAAAAAAGTATTTTAACAGGGGTGTCGGATTTAGCGGGACAAAGCATTAACAACAAAGAATAA
- a CDS encoding ThuA domain-containing protein yields MMKSVLITFCLLFFAAVPSYIVAGEKPHLVFLVSKDTLNYEAHRTIPQFAKELDKQYRVTVIESEGTLQSSSFPGIEVLKDADLLVVFCRRLALPAKEMQLIQAYVNSGKPIMGIRTANHAFSVMSGPVPKGYLDWPEFVADVLGCENRGYGPTEPGTDVKLVAGANEHEIMKGVKPLEWHSEGNVYLVDPLLDQEAVVLLEGYSEDLVQPIAWTRLNAKKGKVFYTSLGYPTDFNKPQFKKMLKNAITWLTK; encoded by the coding sequence ATGATGAAAAGCGTATTGATAACCTTTTGTCTGCTATTTTTTGCTGCAGTTCCTTCTTATATAGTAGCAGGTGAGAAACCGCATCTTGTTTTTCTGGTAAGCAAAGACACGCTCAACTATGAAGCCCACCGTACAATACCTCAATTTGCAAAGGAGTTGGATAAGCAATATCGTGTTACAGTTATCGAGAGTGAAGGAACTCTGCAATCTTCGAGTTTTCCCGGGATTGAGGTTTTAAAAGACGCCGATTTGTTGGTTGTGTTTTGCCGGCGGCTTGCGTTGCCCGCTAAGGAAATGCAGTTGATTCAAGCATATGTTAACAGTGGTAAGCCGATTATGGGGATACGGACGGCTAATCACGCATTTTCGGTGATGAGCGGTCCGGTACCAAAAGGTTATCTCGACTGGCCTGAATTTGTAGCCGACGTACTTGGTTGTGAGAACAGGGGCTATGGTCCTACGGAACCTGGTACAGATGTTAAATTGGTGGCGGGAGCTAATGAACATGAAATTATGAAAGGTGTAAAACCTTTGGAATGGCATAGCGAAGGAAATGTCTATCTCGTAGATCCTTTGTTGGATCAAGAAGCTGTTGTGTTATTAGAAGGTTATTCGGAAGATTTGGTTCAACCGATCGCTTGGACAAGATTGAACGCAAAAAAAGGAAAGGTTTTCTATACATCTTTGGGATACCCGACCGACTTCAATAAACCCCAATTTAAAAAAATGTTGAAAAATGCAATCACATGGCTGACAAAATAG
- a CDS encoding PQQ-dependent sugar dehydrogenase has translation MKLNKFFLLFLIIACFGCGREVEFTHDIDVNIQLDKTPLGVSVIADSLDIPWEIAWGPDDQIWVSEQPGIISKIDPVTGKKTVLLNVDSVWMKRTSGLLGMAVHANQQKYPYVFINYTLERDGGYFSRLERYTVEGDTLVSPLTLLEIPAGTGHNGSRITIGGKGDRLFWATGDIAKDGNAQDIHNLNGKILCMDFDGNIPADNPDPDSYVWAFGFRNIQGLVYTPNGNLYASEHGDAIEDEINLIRPKRNYGWHVIEGFHDQYYEKEYAQEHNAIEPMKSWTPTIAPAGLDYYTSEAIPEWTNSLVLVTLKGQGFRVLKLNTKGEKIVDEKIFLEKEYGRIRDLCISPSGELYISTSNRDWNPMTEPDAKDDRILRIAKVDSVGENVLYAKTEVENSNIEMTGEVLYQKYCLACHKLNGKGVPEVFPPLAGSSVITKHEELIPLVLNGYKGADVEMPSFKFLSNSDLSKVLTYINSQWGNKGAEITEKEIEVYR, from the coding sequence TTGAAACTAAATAAATTCTTCTTATTATTCCTAATTATCGCTTGTTTTGGTTGTGGTCGGGAAGTTGAGTTTACACACGATATTGATGTTAATATTCAGCTTGATAAAACGCCGCTCGGTGTAAGTGTAATTGCGGATAGTTTAGATATTCCGTGGGAGATTGCCTGGGGACCCGATGACCAAATATGGGTGAGTGAACAACCGGGTATTATTAGTAAGATAGATCCCGTTACGGGCAAAAAGACAGTGTTGTTGAATGTCGATAGTGTATGGATGAAGAGAACTTCTGGTCTATTGGGCATGGCCGTCCATGCTAATCAGCAGAAGTATCCCTACGTATTTATTAATTATACTTTAGAGCGCGATGGGGGTTATTTTTCGCGTTTGGAGCGCTATACGGTTGAAGGCGATACATTAGTTTCACCCTTGACACTTTTGGAGATACCAGCAGGAACAGGACATAATGGATCTCGTATAACGATTGGAGGGAAAGGAGACCGTTTGTTTTGGGCCACAGGCGATATTGCAAAGGATGGAAATGCACAAGACATTCATAATTTAAATGGAAAGATACTCTGTATGGACTTTGACGGGAATATACCTGCCGATAATCCTGACCCAGATTCTTATGTATGGGCATTCGGGTTTCGAAATATTCAGGGTTTGGTATATACCCCGAACGGTAACCTATATGCATCGGAGCACGGCGATGCCATTGAAGACGAAATTAACCTAATACGCCCTAAGCGTAATTACGGCTGGCATGTTATCGAAGGTTTTCATGATCAATATTATGAGAAAGAATATGCACAGGAGCATAACGCAATAGAACCAATGAAGTCATGGACGCCTACGATTGCACCGGCCGGGCTCGATTACTATACGTCAGAGGCTATTCCAGAATGGACAAACTCGTTGGTTCTTGTTACTTTAAAAGGTCAGGGTTTCAGGGTTCTTAAGTTGAATACAAAAGGCGAGAAGATTGTAGATGAAAAAATATTTTTGGAGAAAGAGTACGGACGGATCAGAGATCTTTGCATATCGCCATCTGGGGAGTTATATATTTCGACCAGTAATCGTGACTGGAACCCAATGACAGAACCTGACGCAAAAGATGATCGGATTTTGAGAATTGCTAAGGTCGATTCCGTTGGAGAAAATGTATTGTATGCCAAGACAGAAGTAGAAAATTCCAATATTGAGATGACCGGGGAAGTTTTGTATCAAAAATACTGTTTGGCTTGTCATAAACTAAATGGAAAGGGAGTCCCTGAAGTGTTTCCTCCTTTAGCAGGGTCTTCGGTTATAACTAAACATGAAGAGTTGATCCCGTTAGTTCTAAATGGGTATAAAGGAGCCGACGTAGAAATGCCATCTTTTAAGTTTCTAAGTAATAGTGACTTATCTAAAGTATTGACATATATTAACAGTCAATGGGGAAATAAGGGGGCGGAGATAACGGAAAAAGAAATTGAAGTCTATCGTTGA
- a CDS encoding PVC-type heme-binding CxxCH protein: MKRSIIASRFALWSLIPAVLVASCSNERYPGPMTPEESLEHFELHEDFEIEIFATEPHVQDPVSMIFDENGNAYVVEMPDYPFKPEPGQGKGRIKLLRDTDGDGKVDSSTVFAENISEATSMLPWKGGIILTAAPHILYLKDTDGDHVADVQEKLFSGFFENNSEAQITNLRFGVDNWIYASNHGQAGNVTFSKKPEAPALSMAGADFRFRLDRDEFEAETGPGQFGHALNDWGHRFFTQNTLHIQQSVIPWRYNHRHPYLPSSRGSFNINDHDLRMYQLTPTPYWREERSSRRQASYDEQGLDRIEHPRDHFTGASGGTFYGGDAFPEGYYGNIFTGEVAGNLVHRDILVPHKTEPRFIAQRAEGEGDREFLASTDTWFRPSNFTVGPDGNLYLIDMYRQHIETPVSIPEDLKEDMDFMRGSDMGRIYRIVSKEKKTGELVGNSSNRSAQEYVELLSHPNQWWRLQAQRLLLERQDKSIIPAVTALFNDSEDPRTRLHALYVLEGLNSLNASLVQQAIGDEHPGVREHGAILAERFPDLLPQLIGLTEDSDPRVAFQATLSIGEFSSANVAAALAKVVEQRNKVSWFRTAVLSSNIGSSMQLVSALDKTQFFGQVDDDKKKFANDLAYVFGARNAKGEAAALIKAIANKDPEWHEAYLNGLLKGLEKSESENKVDSDLESALSALESNTSDKNKEVIGKIKSL; the protein is encoded by the coding sequence ATGAAACGATCAATAATAGCTAGCAGATTTGCTTTATGGTCTCTAATACCAGCCGTGTTAGTAGCATCCTGTTCGAATGAGCGATATCCAGGACCCATGACTCCAGAAGAATCATTAGAGCATTTTGAACTGCATGAGGATTTTGAAATTGAAATATTTGCTACGGAACCACATGTTCAGGATCCAGTTTCAATGATATTTGACGAAAATGGCAATGCATACGTCGTAGAGATGCCAGATTACCCCTTTAAGCCGGAACCGGGTCAAGGAAAAGGACGAATTAAGCTTTTACGGGACACAGATGGTGATGGAAAGGTAGATTCTTCTACTGTATTTGCGGAAAATATATCGGAGGCTACAAGTATGTTACCTTGGAAAGGAGGGATTATCCTAACTGCCGCGCCTCATATTCTTTATCTGAAAGATACGGATGGGGATCATGTTGCAGATGTGCAGGAAAAGCTTTTTTCGGGTTTCTTCGAAAATAATTCGGAAGCACAAATTACAAACCTTCGCTTTGGTGTTGATAACTGGATCTATGCCTCGAACCACGGGCAGGCTGGAAATGTTACATTTAGCAAAAAGCCAGAGGCTCCCGCTTTGTCGATGGCTGGTGCGGATTTTAGATTCCGTTTGGATCGGGATGAGTTTGAGGCGGAAACTGGTCCGGGACAATTTGGTCATGCTTTGAATGATTGGGGCCATCGTTTTTTTACACAAAATACGCTCCACATCCAACAGTCTGTTATACCGTGGAGGTATAATCATCGTCATCCTTATTTGCCATCAAGCAGAGGATCATTTAATATAAATGATCATGATTTAAGAATGTATCAATTAACGCCGACGCCTTATTGGAGAGAAGAGCGCAGTAGCAGAAGGCAGGCTTCGTATGATGAGCAAGGCTTGGATCGAATTGAGCATCCAAGAGATCATTTTACTGGTGCTTCGGGTGGAACATTCTATGGTGGCGACGCTTTCCCAGAAGGGTATTATGGCAATATTTTTACAGGAGAAGTAGCAGGAAACTTAGTTCACCGAGATATTTTGGTTCCGCATAAAACTGAACCACGCTTTATAGCTCAAAGAGCGGAAGGTGAAGGTGACCGGGAATTTTTAGCATCTACCGACACGTGGTTCAGACCATCTAATTTTACAGTTGGTCCTGACGGAAATCTTTATCTTATTGACATGTATCGTCAACACATCGAAACACCGGTATCAATTCCTGAAGACCTGAAAGAAGACATGGACTTTATGCGCGGAAGTGACATGGGTAGGATTTATCGGATTGTTTCGAAAGAGAAAAAAACAGGAGAGCTGGTCGGAAATTCGAGCAACCGAAGTGCCCAGGAATACGTTGAATTGCTTTCTCATCCGAACCAATGGTGGCGTCTACAAGCTCAGCGACTTTTATTAGAACGCCAGGATAAGTCCATTATCCCCGCTGTTACTGCTCTGTTCAATGATAGTGAAGATCCCAGAACGAGATTGCATGCGCTTTATGTGTTAGAAGGATTGAATAGTTTGAACGCTTCTCTTGTTCAGCAAGCTATTGGCGATGAGCACCCCGGTGTTCGTGAACATGGTGCAATCTTGGCAGAACGCTTTCCTGATTTGTTGCCGCAACTGATCGGTTTGACAGAAGATAGCGATCCGCGGGTAGCGTTTCAGGCAACGCTTAGTATCGGTGAGTTTTCATCTGCTAATGTAGCAGCAGCATTAGCAAAAGTTGTTGAACAACGAAACAAGGTGTCGTGGTTTAGAACGGCCGTTTTAAGTTCCAATATCGGATCGTCCATGCAATTGGTGAGCGCTTTGGATAAGACTCAGTTCTTTGGTCAAGTAGATGATGATAAAAAGAAATTTGCTAATGACTTGGCCTATGTATTTGGTGCTCGAAATGCCAAAGGGGAAGCCGCAGCTTTGATAAAAGCCATTGCAAACAAGGATCCTGAATGGCATGAGGCATATTTAAACGGTTTACTAAAAGGACTTGAAAAATCAGAATCGGAAAATAAAGTTGACAGTGATCTTGAAAGTGCTCTGTCAGCTTTGGAGAGCAATACGAGCGACAAGAATAAAGAGGTTATAGGAAAAATTAAAAGTCTTTAA
- a CDS encoding Gfo/Idh/MocA family protein: protein MNNKLFGFAIIGTGAIASIHAKAIDAIPNAKLLGVFNRTKEKAIAFAKEYDCIAYDSIEELLENNDVDIVCICTASGLHRDPAMKAIEAGKHCLIEKPLEVTLEKSDEIINAASKKGVKVAVIYPTRFYPASQQIRKALDDNRFGNLVLGSAYVKWSRDEKYYASADWRGTWEFDGGGALMNQAIHSVDILQWYMGPVESVQAITANVRHKNIEVEDTAVAILRFKNGAVGTIECSTAVFPGSFKRIEVMGTKGSAVIEENSLTQWQFSEDTEADAKLRETYSGGGPSQGGVANPMDIGFYGHQKQIEDLMEAISENRTPLVDGIEGRKSVEIVRAVYDSARTGKPIVISE from the coding sequence ATGAATAATAAACTATTTGGTTTTGCAATTATAGGAACGGGTGCTATCGCGAGTATTCATGCTAAGGCAATAGATGCTATTCCGAATGCGAAATTACTTGGGGTGTTTAACCGCACAAAGGAAAAAGCAATTGCTTTTGCGAAAGAATATGATTGTATAGCTTATGATTCGATTGAAGAACTATTAGAGAACAATGATGTCGACATCGTATGTATATGTACTGCATCAGGACTGCATCGCGATCCTGCAATGAAGGCAATTGAGGCCGGGAAGCATTGTCTTATTGAAAAGCCGCTGGAAGTGACGCTTGAGAAGAGTGATGAGATCATTAACGCCGCTTCGAAAAAGGGTGTTAAAGTGGCTGTGATCTATCCAACTCGTTTTTATCCAGCAAGTCAGCAGATCAGAAAAGCGCTGGACGATAACAGATTTGGTAATTTGGTATTAGGAAGTGCTTATGTAAAATGGAGTCGGGATGAAAAATATTATGCGTCTGCAGACTGGAGAGGGACATGGGAGTTTGACGGCGGCGGGGCATTAATGAACCAGGCGATCCATTCCGTAGATATCTTGCAATGGTACATGGGGCCGGTAGAGTCTGTACAGGCTATAACAGCAAATGTGCGCCATAAGAATATTGAGGTTGAAGATACGGCTGTTGCTATATTAAGGTTTAAAAATGGTGCGGTCGGGACAATTGAATGTTCGACGGCTGTTTTCCCTGGATCATTTAAAAGAATTGAGGTTATGGGTACGAAGGGTAGCGCCGTTATCGAGGAGAATAGTCTTACCCAGTGGCAGTTTTCAGAAGATACGGAAGCTGACGCTAAATTACGTGAAACTTATTCGGGAGGCGGGCCTTCACAAGGTGGTGTTGCCAATCCGATGGATATTGGGTTCTATGGCCATCAAAAACAGATTGAGGATTTGATGGAAGCAATTTCTGAGAATCGGACGCCTTTGGTCGACGGGATTGAAGGGCGTAAATCAGTCGAAATTGTAAGGGCAGTCTACGATAGTGCGCGAACAGGAAAACCAATTGTGATTTCTGAATAG